One Cupriavidus oxalaticus genomic region harbors:
- the kdpF gene encoding K(+)-transporting ATPase subunit F, whose translation MDWTNLLSGALAVAIFVYLLVALFRPEKF comes from the coding sequence ATGGACTGGACTAACCTGCTGAGCGGCGCGCTGGCCGTCGCCATCTTCGTGTACCTCCTTGTTGCGCTGTTCCGGCCGGAGAAATTCTGA